From Nicotiana tabacum cultivar K326 chromosome 15, ASM71507v2, whole genome shotgun sequence, the proteins below share one genomic window:
- the LOC107787811 gene encoding uncharacterized protein LOC107787811 has product MWALKRLNLGWTEVTNLRMTQLNEMEEFRLHVYESATMYKERMKFVHDKKILKWEFKSGDLVLIFNSRLKLFPGKLKSKWSGPFKIVNVSPYGAIELESEDGLRTFKVNGQQVKHYLGTTGDNHLVEQFALKDSPPPPLSSPKGTNIIVSRR; this is encoded by the coding sequence atgtgggctctgAAAAGGTTGAATCTTGGCTGGACTGAAGTTACTAATCTGAGAATGACACAACTCAACGAAATGGAAGAATTCCGTCTCCATGTCTATGAGAGTGCAACCATGTATAAGGAACGAATGAAGTTTGTTCATGACAAGAAGATCTTGAAGTGGGAATTCAAATCTGGTGACTTGGTCTTGATCTTCAACTCGAGACTCAAGTTATTTCCGGGcaaactcaaatccaaatggtCTGGCCCGTTCAAAATTGTGAATGTGTCCCCTTACGGTGCTATTGAATTAGAGTCGGAGGACGGACTTcgaactttcaaagtaaatgGCCAACAGGTTAAGCATTACCTGGGCACAACAGGAGACAATCACTTGGTAGAGCAATTTGCTCTCAAGGATAGTCCACCCCCACCACTGAGTAGCCCAAAAGGGACCAATAtcatcgtgtcgcgacgttaa